In the genome of Myxococcus stipitatus, one region contains:
- the dnaK gene encoding molecular chaperone DnaK, which translates to MGKIIGIDLGTTNSVVAIMEGREPKVIVNEEGSRITPSVVAFTKDGERLVGQVAKRQAITNPERTIYSIKRFMGRRADEVGEEAKLVPYKVARGPNGDARVELDGKQFSAPEISAQVLLKLKRAAENYLGEKVTEAVITVPAYFNDAQRQATKDAGEIAGLTVRRIVNEPTAAALAYGLDKKKDEKIAVYDFGGGTFDISILEVGENVVDVLATNGDTHLGGDNIDQRIMDWLIAEFKKDTGLDLSKDKMVLQRLKEAAEKAKIELSSAMETDINLPFLTADASGPKHLNLKLTRAKFEAMIDDLVERSLEPCRKCLKDSGVDLKDLNEVVLVGGTTRIPAVQAAVSRLFGKEPNRSVNPDEVVAVGAAVQAGVLSGEVKDILLLDVTPLSLGVETLGGVMTKLIERNTTIPTRKSETFSTAADGQSQVEIHVLQGEREMANDNRSLGRFHLTGLPPAPRGVPQIEVTFDLDANGILNVSAKDKATGKEQKVTITHSSGLAKDEVEKMVADARSNEAADKERRELVEMKNQAEAQSYAAEKLIKENKDKLSADVAKSLEEAVAELNKVREGQDKAAIKAALDKLQAASYKAAEEMYKATGGAPGAGGEPPPGAAPGAQPGAKKDDVVDAEFRQS; encoded by the coding sequence GTGGGCAAGATTATTGGGATCGACCTGGGCACCACGAACAGCGTGGTGGCGATCATGGAGGGTCGCGAGCCCAAGGTCATCGTCAACGAGGAAGGCAGCCGCATCACGCCCTCGGTGGTCGCGTTCACGAAGGACGGCGAGCGCCTGGTTGGTCAGGTGGCGAAGCGCCAGGCGATCACCAACCCCGAGCGCACCATCTACTCCATCAAGCGCTTCATGGGTCGGCGGGCCGACGAGGTCGGTGAGGAGGCCAAGCTGGTCCCCTACAAGGTTGCCCGGGGCCCGAACGGCGATGCGCGCGTGGAGCTCGACGGCAAGCAGTTCAGCGCGCCGGAGATCAGCGCGCAGGTGCTGCTGAAGCTGAAGCGGGCGGCGGAGAACTACCTGGGTGAGAAGGTGACGGAGGCGGTCATCACCGTCCCGGCGTACTTCAACGACGCCCAGCGCCAGGCCACCAAGGACGCGGGTGAAATCGCGGGCCTCACGGTGCGCCGCATCGTGAACGAGCCGACGGCGGCGGCGCTCGCGTACGGCCTCGACAAGAAGAAGGACGAGAAGATCGCCGTCTACGACTTCGGCGGCGGCACGTTCGACATCTCCATCCTGGAGGTGGGTGAGAACGTCGTCGACGTGCTCGCGACCAACGGCGACACGCACCTGGGCGGTGACAACATCGACCAGCGGATCATGGATTGGCTGATCGCCGAGTTCAAGAAGGACACCGGGCTCGACCTCAGCAAGGACAAGATGGTCCTCCAGCGCCTGAAGGAGGCGGCGGAGAAGGCGAAGATCGAGCTGTCCAGCGCGATGGAGACGGACATCAACCTGCCGTTCCTCACGGCGGACGCGTCCGGCCCCAAGCACCTCAACCTGAAGCTCACGCGCGCGAAGTTCGAGGCGATGATCGACGACCTCGTCGAGCGCTCGCTGGAGCCGTGCCGCAAGTGCCTGAAGGACTCGGGCGTTGACCTGAAGGACCTCAACGAGGTCGTGCTCGTGGGCGGAACCACGCGCATTCCGGCGGTGCAGGCGGCGGTGTCGCGGCTGTTCGGCAAGGAGCCGAACCGTTCGGTGAACCCGGACGAGGTCGTCGCCGTGGGCGCGGCGGTTCAGGCCGGTGTGCTCTCTGGTGAGGTCAAGGACATCCTCCTGCTGGACGTGACGCCGCTGAGCCTGGGCGTCGAGACGTTGGGCGGGGTGATGACCAAGCTCATCGAGCGCAACACCACCATCCCCACGCGCAAGTCGGAGACGTTCTCCACGGCCGCGGATGGCCAGTCGCAGGTGGAGATCCATGTGCTCCAGGGCGAGCGCGAGATGGCCAACGACAACCGGAGCCTGGGCCGCTTCCACCTGACGGGCCTGCCGCCGGCGCCGCGCGGTGTGCCGCAGATCGAGGTGACGTTCGACCTCGATGCCAACGGCATCCTCAACGTCAGCGCCAAGGACAAGGCGACGGGCAAGGAGCAGAAGGTCACCATCACCCACTCGTCCGGTCTCGCGAAGGACGAGGTCGAGAAGATGGTCGCCGATGCTCGCTCGAACGAGGCGGCCGACAAGGAGCGCCGCGAGCTGGTGGAGATGAAGAACCAGGCGGAGGCTCAGTCCTACGCGGCCGAGAAGCTCATCAAGGAGAACAAGGACAAGCTCTCCGCGGATGTGGCGAAGTCCCTCGAGGAGGCCGTCGCCGAGCTGAACAAGGTCCGCGAGGGCCAGGACAAGGCCGCCATCAAGGCCGCCCTCGATAAGCTCCAGGCTGCCAGCTACAAGGCCGCCGAGGAGATGTACAAGGCCACGGGTGGCGCGCCGGGTGCTGGCGGCGAGCCGCCTCCGGGTGCCGCTCCCGGGGCCCAGCCGGGCGCGAAGAAGGACGACGTGGTGGACGCCGAGTTCCGCCAGTCGTAG
- a CDS encoding vWA domain-containing protein, with translation MLSRQLTELRRRLDSLREAPPSAGARRWWSFGRKVAGPGDLALPVLTSLHRDLDRVGVHTSADAQLLRTLGARRGLAGTLSQGLQSRAGQALEEFEECVARVERSWRAGAMPPGALTVLERAFVQLARAVKVADLFARPQLDSTDDDEDFIVYERPAMAQRHRAPTSARMAVAEFFALRARLNVLDVVQKRRDLDLAHEMLLRLGADHDRDRGLPLRREVAEGRERIRAVPAVRSLDELMRHVRHSARTDPRAAYRSLRGLYERALEAGDVELAQAARSALAPLLPAQERLTSLVERAERDALSRWFGEPSGEAPPEAAAPRPEELLTDLAFSLRPEQLSTFELAEGCARYFDVEDSLTEEIVLAETRVSKPVSRRVPYPTQTMTFETTGGLHEVNNFVLTDPRMLLRDLAANRQLVRAYVEDAPPPERKKVKRTAVRVYVCDASGSMHGARARFRDALIIAELNNLRVKARRGEVFDPLYFSFFNDVPTELARVDTAAEATRQIERLFRDSPAEGQTDISLALMSAFDSIRAAQGRDPYLARATVVLVTDGEDRVDVDLIRRTRAPMGSLDIALSFISLGEENPDLRSLIREQRASGVRAFYHHLSDEEIQWARTEFDTPWRTLLPRDVPTTSEALEQLAPHLEALEAVAGGRATSAPVAVEASFEALFPETLHRQPGAQSPGQDELSRVADILGALAEAASLAPTDKRATESVVLLQHLLSVYGLTPARYLAALSVGGPSVEDALSRVRLLCRPFG, from the coding sequence ATGCTCTCCCGCCAGCTCACGGAGCTGCGACGACGCCTGGACTCTCTTCGTGAGGCTCCACCCTCCGCGGGGGCAAGGCGTTGGTGGTCTTTCGGGCGCAAGGTGGCGGGGCCGGGGGATCTGGCTCTCCCTGTGCTCACATCGTTGCACCGTGACCTGGACCGCGTGGGCGTGCATACCTCCGCGGATGCGCAGTTGCTGCGCACGCTGGGGGCGCGGCGTGGACTCGCGGGCACCCTGTCGCAGGGGCTTCAGTCCCGTGCTGGCCAGGCGCTGGAGGAGTTCGAGGAGTGCGTGGCGCGCGTCGAGCGGTCGTGGCGGGCGGGCGCGATGCCTCCGGGCGCGCTCACGGTGCTCGAGCGGGCGTTCGTCCAGCTTGCTCGGGCCGTGAAAGTGGCGGACCTTTTCGCGCGCCCGCAGCTCGATTCGACCGACGACGACGAGGACTTCATCGTCTACGAGCGGCCCGCCATGGCGCAGCGGCACCGCGCGCCGACGAGTGCACGGATGGCCGTGGCCGAGTTCTTCGCGCTGCGTGCCCGACTGAATGTCCTCGATGTGGTGCAGAAGCGGCGGGACCTGGACCTGGCGCACGAGATGTTGCTGCGCCTGGGGGCAGACCATGACAGGGACCGAGGCCTGCCCCTGCGCCGCGAGGTGGCGGAAGGGCGCGAGCGGATTCGCGCGGTGCCCGCCGTGCGCTCCCTCGACGAACTCATGCGGCACGTACGCCACTCCGCGAGGACGGACCCTCGGGCCGCGTATCGCTCGCTGCGAGGACTCTACGAGCGCGCGCTCGAAGCTGGAGACGTGGAGCTGGCTCAGGCGGCTCGCAGTGCCCTGGCGCCGTTGCTTCCCGCGCAGGAGCGCTTGACGTCCCTGGTGGAGCGCGCCGAGCGCGATGCCCTGTCCCGCTGGTTCGGCGAGCCCAGCGGAGAGGCACCACCCGAGGCCGCCGCCCCGCGTCCCGAGGAGCTCCTGACCGACCTGGCCTTCTCACTCCGGCCCGAGCAGCTGTCGACCTTCGAGCTGGCGGAGGGCTGTGCCCGGTACTTCGACGTGGAGGATTCGCTCACCGAGGAGATCGTCCTCGCGGAGACCCGGGTCTCGAAGCCCGTGTCGAGGCGCGTGCCCTATCCCACGCAGACGATGACCTTCGAGACGACGGGGGGCCTGCACGAGGTGAACAACTTCGTGCTGACGGACCCTCGGATGCTGCTGCGAGATCTCGCCGCCAACCGTCAGCTCGTGCGCGCCTATGTGGAGGACGCTCCGCCGCCCGAGCGCAAGAAGGTCAAGCGCACCGCCGTGCGGGTCTACGTCTGCGATGCGTCCGGCTCCATGCATGGTGCCCGCGCCCGCTTCCGCGATGCCCTCATCATCGCCGAGCTGAACAACCTGCGCGTCAAGGCCCGACGTGGCGAGGTGTTCGACCCGCTCTACTTCAGCTTCTTCAACGACGTGCCCACGGAGCTCGCGCGCGTGGACACCGCCGCCGAAGCCACCCGGCAGATCGAGCGTCTCTTCCGGGATTCTCCCGCGGAGGGACAGACGGACATCTCGCTGGCGCTGATGTCCGCCTTCGACTCCATCCGAGCCGCGCAGGGGAGGGACCCATACCTCGCGCGGGCCACCGTGGTGCTCGTCACCGATGGCGAGGACCGCGTCGACGTGGACCTCATCCGCCGCACCCGCGCGCCCATGGGCTCGCTCGATATCGCGCTGAGCTTCATCTCTCTGGGAGAGGAGAATCCGGACCTGCGCTCGCTCATCCGCGAGCAGCGCGCCTCCGGTGTCCGCGCCTTCTACCACCACCTCTCCGACGAGGAGATCCAGTGGGCGCGCACCGAGTTCGACACACCCTGGCGCACGCTGCTGCCCCGGGATGTGCCCACCACGTCGGAGGCGCTGGAGCAGCTCGCCCCGCACCTGGAGGCGCTCGAGGCCGTGGCCGGGGGAAGAGCCACCTCCGCTCCCGTCGCGGTCGAGGCCTCGTTCGAGGCGCTCTTCCCGGAAACCCTCCACCGCCAGCCAGGGGCACAGTCCCCAGGCCAGGATGAGCTCAGCCGAGTGGCGGACATTCTCGGCGCGCTGGCGGAGGCGGCATCCCTGGCGCCCACGGACAAGCGCGCCACGGAGAGCGTGGTGCTCCTCCAACACTTGCTGTCGGTGTACGGGCTGACCCCTGCGCGGTACCTCGCCGCGTTGTCCGTGGGAGGACCGTCGGTGGAGGACGCGCTGTCACGTGTGCGGCTGTTGTGCCGGCCCTTCGGTTAG
- a CDS encoding AAA family ATPase has translation MQSHPPPYLHAARAFRHFFNELRDVYLERETLFTQLELALLSREHVLVVGPPGTAKSAIASAVLGRIIDEQTGLPSLFSKQLAESTVQTDLLGPVDFKVLTETGRTEYLTDEGMLGSQHAFLDEIFDGRDMLLRSILNVLFERELKHGRRVTTGRTECVVMTSNRYLSEVLARSPELLLAFADRLSFISFVPKSFARKESRAAMLQRFAHGARADLRAPLSVQQLDLLQDAVARVKVPGPVLEGVEMLADGVERALTAQVSKLPDYVPTKYFSQRSVVKALWALKAAVVRDQIYRRPERPLEASVEDLDALRWFFLLGGPPSAETDALLKSVVDPRERAQLEIVRLEQRTFDEVITKVRQELGGSQEREAHELGITDEAAVVDALSRNWQPSLASTSARGLMAKLVPGPRHSQNRAPLLGVARGLVAAMDQRLARGMAGQTEGRSGLSLLASFHEVLDLCRVIPELKPGFVPLSEAIARFLETAVEMIALSAESADFDDALKLEGLVGLADNLEEELSRSADLVGLLVEGAPASVDRLRTAEAAVRKRVVGAVRRRATVAFQGATPKGRKEPLETLAADSRRLSQLEQSLMALDPTQPSFKQELLLPLGLSYAREVLSSTPFERIDQYGRAVQAVAENLRREGLPVDVVMGECHGIIDGRLQEHARRLGREEVGPPPATASVFSGDAYLFYRGTLATKTPDGELAALQGLEGQLAFARAQSAATFFSEEARAAVAQVELTFLQARVKYLRGWLTQLLTALPAPESLTERAEVERTVDRLVRSRFPLLALKEGELVRLRGVVALVAATPGEVGANAQRLESQLHGIEEDFGRYSRQVLERRSAA, from the coding sequence GTGCAATCACATCCGCCTCCGTACCTCCACGCTGCTCGGGCCTTTCGCCATTTCTTCAACGAGCTGCGGGATGTCTATCTGGAGAGAGAGACCCTCTTCACGCAGCTCGAGCTGGCGCTGCTGAGTCGGGAGCATGTGCTGGTGGTGGGGCCCCCTGGGACGGCCAAGAGCGCCATCGCCAGCGCGGTCCTGGGGCGCATCATCGACGAGCAGACGGGACTTCCGTCGCTCTTCTCCAAGCAGCTCGCCGAGTCCACGGTGCAGACGGACCTGCTGGGGCCGGTGGACTTCAAGGTCCTGACGGAGACGGGGCGCACCGAGTACCTCACCGACGAGGGCATGCTGGGCTCACAGCACGCCTTCCTCGATGAGATCTTCGACGGCCGGGACATGTTGCTGCGCTCCATCCTCAACGTGCTGTTCGAGCGCGAGCTCAAGCACGGCCGACGGGTGACGACGGGGCGCACCGAGTGCGTCGTCATGACGAGCAACCGGTACCTCTCGGAGGTCCTGGCCCGCTCGCCCGAGCTGCTGTTGGCTTTCGCCGACCGGCTGAGCTTCATCTCCTTCGTGCCCAAGTCCTTCGCCCGGAAGGAGAGCCGGGCGGCCATGTTGCAGCGCTTCGCGCATGGGGCCCGGGCGGACCTGCGTGCTCCGTTGTCGGTCCAGCAGCTGGATCTGCTCCAGGACGCGGTGGCTCGGGTGAAGGTGCCGGGCCCCGTGTTGGAGGGCGTCGAGATGTTGGCGGATGGCGTGGAGCGCGCCTTGACGGCGCAGGTCTCCAAGCTGCCCGACTACGTGCCGACGAAGTACTTCTCGCAGCGCTCGGTGGTGAAGGCGTTGTGGGCGCTCAAGGCGGCGGTGGTGCGAGACCAGATCTACCGCCGGCCGGAGCGTCCGCTGGAGGCCTCCGTGGAGGACCTGGATGCGCTGCGCTGGTTCTTCCTCCTCGGAGGGCCGCCCTCCGCCGAGACGGACGCGCTGCTCAAGTCGGTGGTGGACCCGCGGGAGCGCGCGCAGCTTGAGATCGTCCGGTTGGAGCAGCGGACGTTCGACGAGGTCATCACCAAGGTTCGTCAGGAGCTGGGAGGAAGCCAGGAGCGGGAGGCCCATGAGCTGGGCATCACGGACGAGGCCGCCGTGGTCGATGCGCTCTCGCGTAACTGGCAGCCCTCCCTCGCATCCACTTCCGCTCGGGGGTTGATGGCCAAGCTGGTGCCTGGGCCTCGGCACTCGCAGAACCGTGCTCCCTTGTTGGGCGTTGCTCGCGGACTGGTGGCCGCGATGGACCAGCGACTCGCGCGAGGGATGGCGGGGCAAACCGAGGGGCGGAGCGGGTTGTCCCTGTTGGCGTCCTTCCATGAAGTGCTGGACCTGTGCCGGGTCATTCCCGAGCTGAAGCCCGGCTTCGTGCCGCTGAGCGAGGCCATCGCCCGTTTCCTCGAAACGGCGGTGGAGATGATTGCCCTGAGCGCGGAGAGCGCGGACTTCGATGACGCCCTCAAGTTGGAGGGGCTGGTCGGGCTCGCCGACAACTTGGAAGAGGAGCTGTCGAGGTCGGCCGACCTGGTGGGGCTCCTGGTCGAGGGGGCACCTGCTTCCGTGGACCGGCTGCGCACCGCGGAGGCCGCGGTCCGCAAGCGGGTGGTGGGGGCCGTGCGGCGCCGGGCGACGGTCGCCTTCCAAGGGGCGACGCCGAAGGGCCGCAAGGAGCCACTGGAGACCCTGGCCGCGGATTCACGGCGGCTGTCGCAGCTGGAGCAGTCGCTCATGGCCCTGGACCCCACGCAGCCGAGCTTCAAGCAGGAGCTGCTGCTGCCCTTGGGGCTCTCCTACGCGCGCGAGGTCCTGTCCTCCACGCCCTTCGAGCGCATCGACCAGTACGGGCGCGCGGTCCAGGCCGTGGCGGAGAACCTGCGTCGCGAGGGCCTCCCCGTGGATGTGGTCATGGGCGAATGCCACGGCATCATCGATGGCCGACTGCAAGAGCACGCCCGACGCCTGGGTCGGGAAGAGGTCGGGCCTCCTCCCGCGACGGCTTCTGTCTTCAGTGGTGACGCCTATCTCTTCTATCGGGGGACACTCGCGACGAAGACTCCAGATGGTGAGCTCGCGGCGCTCCAAGGCTTGGAGGGACAGCTCGCGTTCGCGCGGGCTCAATCCGCCGCGACGTTCTTCTCCGAAGAGGCTCGCGCGGCGGTGGCGCAAGTCGAGCTCACGTTCCTCCAGGCTCGCGTCAAGTATCTGCGTGGCTGGTTGACCCAGCTCCTCACCGCCTTGCCTGCCCCTGAGTCCCTCACGGAGCGCGCCGAGGTGGAGCGCACGGTGGACCGGCTCGTGCGCAGCCGTTTCCCGTTGCTGGCCTTGAAGGAGGGTGAGCTCGTTCGGCTGCGAGGCGTGGTGGCCTTGGTCGCGGCGACGCCAGGGGAGGTGGGGGCGAATGCGCAGCGACTGGAGTCCCAGCTCCATGGCATCGAAGAGGACTTCGGACGCTACAGCCGGCAGGTGCTGGAGCGGCGGTCCGCCGCATGA
- a CDS encoding thiol-disulfide oxidoreductase DCC family protein: protein MRMALMTTPPGHDVLLYDGHCRICSGAAREFKRLLGGRGTELRSFRDDGVLESFPGVSPERCEKAMQLVQADGRVLEGAEAIVRALGRHPLGRLLYVYYVPGLRQLADALYGVIARYRFKIAGRNCSDAGCAVHFK, encoded by the coding sequence ATGCGGATGGCGCTGATGACGACACCGCCGGGACACGACGTGCTCCTCTACGACGGGCATTGCCGCATCTGCAGCGGCGCGGCCCGTGAGTTCAAGCGGCTGCTGGGCGGCCGTGGGACGGAGCTGCGCTCCTTCCGGGACGACGGTGTGCTGGAGTCCTTTCCGGGAGTCAGCCCGGAGCGCTGCGAGAAGGCCATGCAGCTGGTGCAGGCGGATGGACGGGTGCTCGAAGGGGCCGAGGCCATCGTCCGCGCCCTGGGCCGGCATCCCCTGGGGCGGTTGCTCTACGTGTACTACGTCCCAGGGCTTCGCCAGCTCGCGGACGCCCTCTACGGGGTCATCGCCCGCTACCGGTTCAAGATTGCAGGACGGAACTGCTCGGACGCCGGGTGCGCGGTCCACTTCAAATAG